In a genomic window of Rubinisphaera margarita:
- a CDS encoding imm11 family protein has protein sequence MEEHRVLGVHRCDSALLENWIPPIARSLNGDTLAEGDFPSLSNFWRIPIVSQRAWEVLRSLLGRCEALPIIHPTGNRYYIVHIMETIDALDERRSEVARNRTTGRINSIRRYSFVWDRIHGKHIFKLPADSGGEVIVDCRFREAVEQNGLRGLVFTPLPICV, from the coding sequence ATGGAAGAGCATCGCGTGCTCGGAGTTCACCGGTGTGATAGCGCATTGCTCGAGAACTGGATCCCGCCAATAGCTCGTTCCCTCAATGGCGATACTCTAGCGGAAGGGGATTTCCCAAGCCTGAGTAATTTCTGGAGGATTCCAATAGTGAGTCAACGAGCATGGGAGGTGTTGCGTTCTCTGCTAGGGCGCTGTGAGGCGCTTCCGATTATCCATCCTACTGGAAATAGGTATTATATTGTTCATATAATGGAGACGATTGATGCGTTGGATGAGCGTCGGTCGGAAGTAGCACGCAATAGGACAACCGGGCGTATAAATAGTATTCGTCGTTACTCGTTCGTGTGGGACCGTATACATGGGAAGCACATATTTAAACTTCCAGCCGACAGTGGTGGTGAGGTGATAGTGGACTGTCGCTTTCGAGAGGCAGTTGAGCAAAATGGATTGCGGGGGTTGGTGTTTACCCCCTTGCCAATATGTGTGTAA